One Echinicola strongylocentroti DNA window includes the following coding sequences:
- a CDS encoding peroxiredoxin, with protein MSLKKNTKAPDFTLPSTAGKDFRLAGDFKGKPALIFFYPKDQTKGCTQEVCSFRDNFGVFSSLDISLVGISRDSIASHQEFKKMHQLPFELLSDEDGSVCKQYKALMPLIKIPKRITYLLNDAHEIVAIHEGLFDGPAHVKSMMEEVKELGNR; from the coding sequence ATGTCACTTAAAAAAAACACCAAAGCGCCTGATTTCACACTCCCTTCCACTGCTGGAAAAGATTTTCGACTCGCGGGAGATTTCAAGGGTAAACCGGCCCTGATCTTTTTCTACCCTAAAGACCAGACCAAAGGCTGCACCCAAGAAGTATGTAGCTTCCGCGATAATTTCGGAGTATTCAGCTCATTGGACATTTCCCTCGTCGGCATCAGCAGGGATAGCATCGCAAGCCATCAGGAATTTAAGAAAATGCACCAATTACCTTTTGAATTGTTATCAGATGAAGATGGAAGTGTCTGCAAACAATACAAGGCCCTCATGCCCCTGATCAAAATCCCCAAAAGGATCACTTATCTCCTCAACGATGCACATGAGATAGTGGCCATTCACGAAGGGCTTTTTGATGGCCCAGCCCATGTCAAGTCCATGATGGAGGAGGTGAAGGAATTGGGGAACCGATAG
- a CDS encoding cation:proton antiporter, with product MTTTIIITLCSLLLIAYLFDYSFKKTKVPSVILLLLLGWLVRQGTMLFELKLPDLSAILPILGTTGLILIVLEGALELELNKSKITLIRKSFLGALAPLLALSFLLTYIFEQYGGYTFRDSLINAIPLCVISSAIAIPSVRNLSKSNREFVIYESSLSDILGVVFFNFILRNETVGLDSFGVFGLQLVVICVISFVATIGLSFLLSKLEHHIKFVPIILLTILIYAISYVYHLPALIFILIFGLSIGNLNELHNLKFFDVIRTDILNKEVDKFKELTVEATFLIRSLFFLLFGYLLETSEILNTSTLIWAVGIVVLTFSIRAIQLRLSKIPLKPLLFVAPRGLITILLFLYISPENMIGLVNKSLIIQVIVLTVLIMMVGMITNTTPPEEEETTKPAPAPEGASEKPSDNQIEEENGSN from the coding sequence ATGACAACGACTATTATCATAACGCTGTGTTCACTTTTGCTGATAGCGTACCTATTTGATTACAGTTTTAAAAAAACCAAAGTACCTTCAGTGATCCTGTTGTTACTATTGGGCTGGCTGGTGCGCCAAGGTACAATGCTGTTTGAGCTAAAGCTACCAGATCTCTCTGCGATATTGCCGATCTTGGGGACTACAGGATTGATTTTGATCGTCTTGGAAGGTGCCTTGGAGCTAGAGTTGAACAAATCAAAAATCACCTTGATCAGAAAGTCATTTTTAGGTGCTTTGGCTCCCTTGTTGGCCTTGTCCTTCTTATTGACCTATATCTTTGAGCAGTATGGGGGCTATACGTTTAGGGACAGCCTGATCAATGCGATCCCTCTGTGTGTGATCAGTAGTGCTATTGCCATTCCCAGTGTGCGTAATCTGTCCAAGTCCAACAGGGAGTTTGTGATTTATGAAAGTAGCCTTTCTGATATTTTGGGTGTGGTATTCTTTAATTTTATACTTCGTAATGAAACGGTGGGATTGGATTCCTTTGGCGTTTTTGGGCTACAGTTAGTGGTGATTTGTGTCATTTCCTTTGTGGCTACGATTGGTCTTTCCTTCTTGCTCAGCAAGCTGGAGCACCATATTAAATTCGTTCCTATTATCCTGCTTACCATTCTGATTTATGCCATTTCGTATGTTTATCATCTGCCGGCATTGATCTTTATCTTGATTTTTGGACTGTCTATCGGTAACCTTAATGAACTCCATAACCTGAAGTTTTTCGATGTCATCAGAACAGACATCCTCAATAAGGAGGTAGATAAGTTTAAAGAACTTACCGTAGAAGCTACATTTTTGATCCGGTCGCTGTTTTTCTTGCTGTTTGGGTACCTTCTGGAAACATCAGAAATTCTTAATACATCTACGTTGATATGGGCAGTAGGGATTGTTGTTTTGACATTTTCTATCAGGGCGATTCAGCTTAGGCTGAGTAAGATTCCTTTAAAACCACTACTTTTTGTGGCCCCAAGGGGACTGATCACTATTTTATTGTTTTTGTACATCAGTCCTGAAAATATGATCGGCTTGGTGAACAAATCCCTTATTATCCAGGTGATTGTCCTTACTGTATTGATCATGATGGTTGGGATGATAACCAATACCACTCCTCCAGAGGAAGAAGAAACCACTAAACCTGCCCCTGCGCCAGAAGGGGCTTCGGAAAAACCCTCAGATAATCAAATTGAAGAGGAGAACGGATCCAACTAA